In Lemur catta isolate mLemCat1 chromosome 1, mLemCat1.pri, whole genome shotgun sequence, one DNA window encodes the following:
- the ZSCAN29 gene encoding zinc finger and SCAN domain-containing protein 29 isoform X4: MEALMSAQVIALPSNGLEEAASHSGLVGSDAETEEPEQGGWQHEEGAEEAVAEESDSDEVDLEGPPQDPDNSSAPVLFRSPSGVHWGYEETKTYLAILSETQFYEALRNCHRNSQLYGAVAERLWEYGFLRTPEQCRTKFKSLQTSYRKVKNGQAPETCPFFEEMDALVSARVAAPPSDGQEETASCPIQGTSEAEAEKQAEEAEETIEEDSDDDEEDTEIPPEADITRAPVLFQSPSGFEAGFENEENPKRDISEEVQLHRTLLARSERKIPRHHNQSKGSESGCRPGRQWEKIPGEKRVKLTLPEKSLGKVLSHQRPCLGERPYKYLRYGKNFGPNSLLMHQLPHQVENPYKCADCGKSFSRSARLIRHRRIHTGEKPYKCLDCGKSFRDSSNFITHRRIHTGEKPYQCGECGKRFNQSSSLIIHQRTHTGEKPYQCEECGKSFNNSSHFSAHRRIHTGERPHVCPDCGKSFSKSSDLRAHHRTHTGEKPYGCHDCGKCFSKSSALNKHREIHAREKLLSQSAPK; encoded by the exons ATGGAAGCCCTGATGAGCGCCCAGGTCATTGCCCTGCCCAGTAACGGCCTGGAAGAGGCAGCCTCTCACTCCGGACTGGTGGGCAGTGATGCTGAGACTGAGGAGCCAGAGCAGGGGGGCTGGCAGCATGAGGAGGGAGCAGAAGAGGCGGTGGCTGAGGAGTCTGACAGTGATGAAGTGGATCTGGAGGGGCCCCCGCAGGACCCTGACAACTCATCTGCACCTGTCCTATTTAGAAGCCCAAGTG GTGTACACTGGGGCTATGAAGAGACCAAGACTTACCTTGCAATTCTTAGTGAGACTCAGTTTTACGAAGCCCTCCGGAACTGTCACCGCAACAGCCAGCTGTATGGAGCAGTGGCTGAGAGATTATGGGAATATGGCTTCCTTAGGACCCCAGAGCAGTGTCGGACCAAGTTTAAAAGCCTGCAGACCAGCTATCGGAAAGTCAAGAATGGCCAAGCACCAGAGACCTGTCCCTTCTTTGAAGAGATGGATGCTTTGGTGAGTGCTCGGGTTGCTGCCCCACCCAGTGATGGCCAGGAAGAGACAGCTTCTTGCCCTATCCAAGGGACCAGTGAGGCTGAAGCTGAGAAGCAAGCTGAGGAGGCAGAAGAGACCATAGAGGAAGATTCTGACGATGATGAAGAGGATACTGAGATACCCCCAGAGGCTGACATAACCCGTGCTCCAGTCTTATTCCAGAGCCCCAGTG GTTTTGAGGCTGGATTTGAGAATGAAGAGAATCCAAAACGAGATATTTCTGAGGAAGTACAGCTGCATAGGACACTACTTGCAAGGTCTGAAAGGAAAATTCCCCGTCATCATAACCAAAGTAAAGGCAGTGAGAGTGGATGTAGACCAGGAAGACAATGGGAAAAGATCCCAGGGGAGAAAAGAGTAAAACTGACACTCCCAGAGAAGAGTTTAGGTAAAGTCCTAAGTCATCAGAGACCTTGCTTGGGAGAGAGACCCTATAAATATCTCAGATATGGCAAAAACTTTGGCCCAAACTCCCTTCTCATGCATCAGCTACCCCATCAGGTGGAAAATCCATATAAATGTGCCGACTGTGGGAAAAGCTTCAGTCGGAGTGCACGCCTTATTAGACACCGGAGaatccacactggggagaagcctTACAAGTGTCTCGACTGTGGGAAGAGTTTCCGTGACAGTTCAAATTTTATCACCCATAGGAGAatccacacaggagagaaaccttatcAATGTGGTGAGTGTGGGAAACGCTTCAATCAGAGCTCAAGCCTGATAATTCACCAAAGAACCCACACAGGAGAAAAGCCCTATCAATGTGAAGAGTGTGGAAAAAGCTTCAATAACAGTTCTCATTTTAGTGCACATCGGAGGATACATACAGGAGAGAGACCCCATGTGTGCCCTGACTGTGGAAAGAGTTTCAGTAAGAGTTCTGACTTACGTGCACATCATAGAAcccacacaggagagaaaccctatgggTGTCATGATTGTGGCAAATGCTTCAGTAAAAGCTCTGCCCTTAATAAGCACCGGGAAATCCATGCACGAGAAAAGCTTCTGTCACAGTCAGCACCTAAGTAA
- the ADAL gene encoding adenosine deaminase-like protein, translating to MEAEEQQQPWKTDFYLELPKVELHAHLNGSISSNTMKKLIAKKPDLKINDQMTMIDKGKKRTLEECFQMFQTIHQLTSSPEDILMVTKDVIKEFADDGVKYLELRSTPRRENATGMTKKTYVESILEGIKQSKEENLDIDVRYLIAIDRRGGPSVAKETVKLAEEFFLSTEGIVLGLDLSGDPTVGQAKDFLEPLLEAKKAGLKLALHLSEIPNQKKETQILLDLLPDRIGHGTFLNSCEGESLDLVDFVRQHRIPLELCLTSNIKSQTVPSYNQHHFGFWYSIAHPSVICTDDKGVFATLLSQEYQLAAETFNLTQSQVWDLSYESINYIFASDSTRSELRKKWNHLKPKVLHF from the exons ATGGAGGCAGAAGAACAGCAACAACCATGGAAGACAGACTTTTACTTGGAATTGCCAAAAGTG GAACTTCATGCCCACTTGAATGGATCCATTAGTTCTAATACCATGAAGAAATTAATAGCCAAGAAACCAGATCTTAAAATCAATGATCAGATGACTATGATTGACAAGGGAAAGAAACGAACTTTAGAAGA ATGTTTCCAGATGTTTCAAACTATTCATCAGCTTACTAGTAGCCCTGAAGATATTCTAATG GTCACAAAAGATGTCATTAAAGAATTTGCAGATGATGGTGTCAAATACCTGGAACTAAGGAGCACACCGAGAAGAGAAAATGCTACTG GAATGACTAAAAAGACTTATGTGGAATCTATACTTGAGGGCATAAAACAGTCTAAAGAAGAAAACTTAGACATTGATGTTAG GTATTTGATAGCAATCGACAGAAGAGGTGGTCCTTCAGTGGCCAAGGAGACTGTTAAACTTGCTGAAGAGTTCTTCCTTTCTACTGAGGGAATAGTTCTTGGCCTTGACCTCAGTGGAGACCCTACT GTAGGACAAGCAAAAGACTTCTTGGAACCTCTTTTAGAAGCTAAAAAAGCAGGTCTGAAGTTGGCATTGCATCTTTCAGAG AttccaaaccaaaaaaaagaaacacaaatactcCTGGATCTGCTTCCTGACAGAATCGGGCATGGAACATTTCTCAACTCCTGTGAGGGAGAATCCCTGGATCTGGTGGACTTTGTGAGGCAACACCGGATACCACTGG AACTCTGTTTGACCTCAAACATCAAAAGTCAGACAGTTCCGTCTTACAACCAACATCATTTTGGATTCTGGTACAGCATTGCCCATCCTTCTGTGATCTGT ACTGATGATAAGGGTGTTTTTGCAACACTCCTTTCTCAAGAGTACCAGCTGGCAGCTGAAACATTTAATTTGACCCAGTCTCAGGTGTGGGATCTGTCTTATGAATCCATCAACTACATCTTTGCTTCTGACAGTACCAGATCTGAACTGAGGAAGAAGTGGAATCATCTGAAGCCCAAAGTGTTACATTTTTAA
- the LCMT2 gene encoding tRNA wybutosine-synthesizing protein 4, with protein MGPRSRERRAGAVQSTNDSSALSKSSLAARGYVQDAFAALLVPGAARRAPLIHRGYYVRARAVRHCVRAFLERTCAPSDGPRAQILSLGAGSDSLYFRLKTAGHLARAAVWEVDFPDVAWRKAERISETLELCALTGPFQKGDPASALCLESSDYRILGLDLRQLERLDEALAAAGLDAASPTLLLAEAVLTYLEPDRAAALIAWAARRFPNAIFAIYEQMKPQDAFGQFMLQHFRQLNSPLHGLDHFPDVEAQRCRFLQAGWTACSAVDMNEFYRRFLPAEERRRMENLEPFDEFEEWHLKCAHYFILAASRGDTLSQPLLFPCSEAFPRIDPVSPSGVFPARVVTSDSQGPNLKRYGHASVLLSPDIILSAGGFGEQEGQHCRVKKLHLLSRYCDFEWKGSQIYSHGTEVQWDGRLYHTMTRLSDTQVLVLGGRLSPVSPALGFLQLHFCKSEDNSTEDLKVILTKAVLKEDSTLSCWRHSATEVSYQNQKYLFVYGGRSVVEPVLSDWHFLHIETMAWVRIPVEGEAPEARHSHSACSWQGGALIAGGLGASEEVLNSVLFLRPISCGFLWESIDIQPPITPRYSHTAHVLNGKLLLVGGVWIHSSSVPGVTVINLTTGLSSEYQIDTTHVPRPLMLHNHTSILLPEEQQLLLLGGGGNCFSFGTYFNPHTVTLDLSSLSAGQ; from the coding sequence ATGGGGCCAAGGAGCCGCGAGCGTCGGGCGGGAGCGGTACAGAGTACCAACGACAGCAGCGCCCTCAGCAAGAGTTCCTTGGCCGCGCGCGGGTACGTACAAGACGCCTTTGCCGCCTTGCTGGTTCCGGGAGCCGCGCGCCGCGCGCCACTCATTCACCGAGGATATTACGTCCGCGCACGCGCCGTGCGGCACTGCGTGCGCGCCTTCCTGGAGCGGACGTGCGCGCCCTCCGATGGGCCTCGCGCGCAGATCTTGTCTCTTGGCGCCGGCTCTGACTCGCTGTATTTTCGCCTCAAAACTGCGGGCCACCTGGCCCGGGCTGCAGTCTGGGAGGTGGATTTCCCTGACGTGGCGTGGCGCAAGGCGGAGAGGATTAGCGAGACGCTGGAACTGTGCGCGTTGACCGGGCCTTTCCAGAAGGGGGACCCCGCGTCAGCGCTGTGCTTGGAGAGCTCGGACTACCGCATCCTGGGCCTGGACCTGCGGCAGCTCGAACGACTGGACGAGGCCCTGGCCGCCGCGGGCCTCGACGCGGCCTCACCCACCCTGCTCCTGGCCGAGGCCGTGCTGACTTACCTCGAGCCTGATCGTGCAGCGGCCCTCATCGCCTGGGCAGCCCGGCGTTTTCCTAACGCCATCTTCGCGATCTATGAGCAGATGAAGCCTCAAGACGCCTTTGGCCAGTTCATGCTGCAACATTTTCGGCAGCTGAATTCTCCCCTGCATGGTCTGGACCACTTTCCTGACGTGGAGGCCCAGCGGTGCCGCTTTCTCCAAGCTGGCTGGACTGCCTGCAGTGCCGTGGACATGAATGAATTCTATCGCCGCTTTCTCCCCGCAGAAGAACGCCGGCGGATGGAAAATCTTGAACCCTTTGATGAGTTTGAGGAGTGGCATCTGAAGTGCGCCCATTATTTCATTCTGGCAGCTTCTAGGGGAGAcaccctctcccagcctctcctgTTTCCATGCTCAGAGGCCTTTCCTCGGATAGATCCTGTTTCGCCTTCAGGGGTCTTCCCTGCTAGAGTAGTTACTAGTGACAGCCAGGGCCCAAACCTTAAGAGATACGGCCACGCCTCTGTCCTCTTGAGCCCGGACATTATTCTCAGTGCAGGAGGTTTTGGAGAGCAAGAGGGGCAGCACTGCCGAGTGAAAAAGCTTCACTTGCTCTCAAGATACTGTGACTTTGAATGGAAAGGCAGTCAAATATACAGTCATGGGACTGAAGTTCAGTGGGATGGACGCCTTTATCACACCATGACAAGACTTTCAGATACTCAGGTTTTGGTTCTGGGAGGGAGGCTATCCCCAGTAAGTCCAGCCTTGGGGTTTCTCCAACTTCATTTTTGTAAGAGTGAGGATAATAGCACTGAGGACCTGAAGGTGATATTAACAAAGGCTGTCCTAAAAGAAGATTCCACTTTGTCATGTTGGCGGCATTCAGCAACAGAAGTGTCCTATCAGAATCAGAAATATTTGTTTGTGTATGGGGGTCGAAGTGTGGTGGAACCTGTACTAAGTGACTGGCATTTCCTACATATAGAAACAATGGCTTGGGTCAGGATCCCAGTGGAGGGGGAAGCACCGGAAGCTCGGCATTCCCACAGTGCGTGCAGTTGGCAAGGGGGAGCCCTTATTGCTGGAGGTCTCGGGGCTTCCGAGGAGGTGTTGAACTCTGTACTCTTTCTGAGACCAATCTCTTGTGGATTCCTCTGGGAATCAATAGACATCCAGCCTCCCATTACCCCACGGTACTCTCACACAGCTCATGTGCTCAATGGAAAGCTTCTGTTGGTGGGAGGGGTCTGGATTCATTCCTCCTCAGTTCCTGGAGTGACTGTTATCAATTTGACTACAGGCTTGAGCTCTGAGTATCAGATTGACACAACACATGTGCCACGGCCATTAATGTTACACAACCATACCAGCATCCTTCTTCCTGAAGAGCAACAGCTCCTGCTCCTTGGAGGTGGTGGGAACTGCTTTTCCTTTGGCACCTACTTCAACCCCCATACAGTAACATTAGACCTTTCTTCCTTAAGTGCTGGGCAGTAA